A window of Ranitomeya variabilis isolate aRanVar5 chromosome 2, aRanVar5.hap1, whole genome shotgun sequence contains these coding sequences:
- the LOC143803777 gene encoding olfactory receptor 8G17-like yields MEQGNWTMVTYFIIKGISEVPELQLPIFLLLLLIYLFTLGGNMTILMVVCLDHVLHTPMYFFLGNLSIVDMSSTTAALHKGLLIFITGDRVISYVNCISQVYFLGWLTSDELLILTAMSYDRYVAICNPLRYSVIMNWRLCCWLAVACWVVSFVEITPYVILVRSFSCYKSNVVNHFFCDLVPLKKLACKVNTSFEMFTIIEGVFILTILPLFLTIISYIFIINSILKIRTSSGRRKAFYTCSSHLTVVILLYITLISQYLSPTSNDVEHKKLLSLFNMVAVPMLNPLIYSLKNRDVKLALQRHLHQFSMKCNVFAARLLRD; encoded by the coding sequence ATGGAGCAAGGAAATTGGACCATGGTGACATATTTCATTATTAAAGGGATATCTGAAGTCCCAGAGTTGCAGCTTCCAatatttcttcttcttcttttgatTTATCTCTTTACACTTGGTGGTAACATGACTATTTTAATGGTGGTCTGTCTAGATCATGTACTTCACACACCCATGTACTTCTTTTTGGGAAATCTGTCCATAGTGGACATGTCTTCTACAACTGCAGCTCTCCACAAGGGACTTCTAATTTTTATCACTGGGGACAGAGTCATTTCATACGTGAACTGTATATCACAAGTTTATTTTCTGGGATGGCTAACTAGTGATGAACTTCTGATACTAACAGCCATGAGTTATGATCGATATGTGGCCATCTGCAACCCCTTAAGATATTCTGTGATCATGAACTGGAGACTTTGCTGCTGGTTGGCAGTTGCATGTTGGGTGGTGAGCTTTGTAGAAATCACTCCTTATGTTATTCTAGTGAGAAGTTTTTCCTGCTATAAATCTAATGTGGTCAATCACTTCTTTTGTGATCTTGTGCCCCTCAAGAAACTTGCATGCAAGGTGAACACTTCCTTTGAAATGTTTACAATAATTGAAGGAGTTTTCATCTTGACCATTCTTCCCCTCTTTCTGACCATTATATCGTACATATTTATTATCAACTCGATATTGAAGATTCGCACCAGTAGTGGAAGGCGTAAAGCCTTCTACACTTGTTCTTCACACCTCACTGTCGTCATTCTTCTCTACATCACTTTGATCAGTCAATACCTAAGTCCAACTTCAAATGATGTAGAACACAAGAAACTTCTTTCTCTCTTCAATATGGTGGCAGTCCCAATGTTAAACCCATTGATTTACAGCCTGAAGAACCGAGATGTAAAGTTGGCCTTACAACGACATTTACATCAGTTCAGCATGAAATGTAATGTTTTTGCAGCACGGTTACTCCGTGATTAA